A stretch of the Oxyura jamaicensis isolate SHBP4307 breed ruddy duck chromosome 4, BPBGC_Ojam_1.0, whole genome shotgun sequence genome encodes the following:
- the LOC118167222 gene encoding general transcription factor IIE subunit 1-like — translation MEEQSVITEVPAALKRLAKYMVRGFYGVEYSLALDVLIRYPCVKEDDLLELLKYERKQLRTVLNTLKADKFVKLRMRVETGPNGKSTRHNYYYINYKVLVDVVKYKLDHIRRKIEADERDSTTRSSFKCPSCSSTYTDLEVNQLFDVFTETFRCTYCNTEVEEDASALPKRDARTLLAKFNEQIEPIFALLRETEDIVLPYDLLEPQPTEIPELSESFDQKICSSVLEPCGRPEKWATRSSSFGNMYTQNLVIDVQDSEPKKKKGEKATKEQPIWMSQSTVEGATTVTNNSAGVNASQETEESNKETIPENEIIKTLLIHESKSLSSTNCAPVVKSKLPESGSDTSESEDAKHSRTALTKVGGSNFEQEEEQEALNPVLMVAGQPYSYSEVSENPELVSLMTNEEREAYIKVGQEMFQSVFE, via the exons ATGGAAGAGCAAAGCGTTATCACCGAAGTCCCAGCAGCCTTAAAGCGCCTGGCCAAATACATGGTGCGTGGCTTCTACGGAGTAGAGTACTCCTTGGCCCTTGATGTGCTGATCCGCTACCCCTGCGTGAAAGAGGATGACTTGTTAGAGCTGCTGAAGTATGAACGCAAACAGCTGCGTACTGTTCTCAACACGCTCAAGGCAGACAAGTTTGTGAAGCTGCGCATGCGAGTTGAGACGGGCCCTAACGGGAAGAGCACAAGGCACAACTACTATTACATCAATTACAAGGTGCTGGTGGATGTGGTAAAATACAAACTGGACCACATACGCCGGAAGATAGAAGCGGATGAGCGGGATTCGACTACCAGGTCCTCTTTTAAATGTCCATCTTGCTCCAGCACCTACACGGACCTGGAAGTCAATCAGCTCTTTGATGTATTTACAG AGACTTTCCGCTGCACTTACTGCAACACTGAAGTAGAGGAAGATGCTTCAGCGCTTCCTAAGAGAGATGCTCGGACCCTGCTAGCAAAATTCAATGAGCAGATTGAACCTATCTTTGCACTACTGCGTGAGACTGAAGATATTGTTCTGCCATATGACTTGCTGGAGCCTCAGCCAACAGAAATCCCAGAATTATCAGAAAG CTTTGATCAGAAGATATGTTCAAGTGTGCTGGAGCCCTGTGGCAGACCTGAAAAATGGGCCACCAGAAGTTCGTCATTTGGCAACATGTATACTCAAAACTTAGTTATTGATGTCCAAGATTCTGAGcccaagaagaaaaagggagaaaaagcaactaAAGAGCAACCTATCTGGATGTCACAGAGCACTGTGGAAGGAGCAACAACAGTCACCAACAATAGTGCTG GAGTAAATGCTTctcaagaaactgaagaaagtaATAAAGAAACTATCCCCGAGAATGAAATAATCAAGACTCTTCTGATCCATGAATCCAAGTCACTGTCTAGCACAAACTGTGCTCCTGTTGTCAAAAGCAAACTACCCGAGTCAGGCAGTGACACTAGCGAGTCTGAAGATGCCAAGCACTCAAGAACAGCGTTAACAAAAGTAGGAGGCAGCAACTTTGAACAAGAGGAGGAACAGGAAGCTCTAAATCCTGTTTTAATGGTAGCTGGTCAGCCTTACTCGTACAGTGAAGTTAGTGAAAATCCAGAGCTTGTATCTCTCATGACaaatgaagagagagaagcTTACATAAAGGTAGGACAAGAAATGTTCCAGTCTGTCTTTGAATAA